The window AAATCAGCTTCTTGTACCATGGATTCGTAGCTGTCGACGGCTACGCTCGGCGTAATGGAAAGCAATTTCACCTGAGACAGCTCATCCCCAGTTTCAACGGTTGCCGTTACCTTGACCAGACGGTTGTTGGCCGGCCACAATGTTTCCTTATCCAGGACAACATTCAGGGTAGGAGCAACCGTATCAATGATCAAGCTTCTGTACGTCCATTCCGACCAGGCGCCCCGATTGTCCTTCAATCGAACCCTGATCGACCAATCTCCGTCCGCCAATCCATCCAATGTGTATGAACCGGATGGGCCAGCCAATTCACCGCTGTCCACGTCAACCGTTTCCCAACCGTTGCTGGAGGCTTGAACCTGATAGGCGGCTTGTACATCCGCATCGTCGGCGTCAAGGAACGTCCAGTCAATCTGCGGATTATTTAAATGGATGGCCTGGCCTTCCTCATACGAGGTGACCGAGACGGCTGGAGCCGAATTCGATTCGGACAACATCGCAACCAGGAAGGTCAGGGGCGAGTTGTAATTCAAGGCTTGCTCATTGGTTTCCCAGTCGATGGAGGAATTGTTGTAAGCCTTGGCGTTGAAGGTATAGCGTCCGTTGTTGTTCGGACCGCCAGGCATGTAACCGCTCGGCATTTCCAAGAGATGGTCGCCATTGTAAATTTCATGGATGGTTCTAGTCACTCGGCGCTCTCCGTGCCCGGTAATATAGCTCATCTGCAGCGGGTTTACCCCAAGCAGATAGTTCAGATTGCCGCTTGCTACATTTCGGTCATTTTCATTATACAATCCCAGAAGGCGGCTGCCGATCGCGAGGCCGACCGGAATACCGGCATTATTGGAGTTCGCTCCCCAATAAAATCCATCCAGGGTGGAATTCCCCCACACCGATTTATTCATACTGGCATTGATGATAATGTCACGCCATTGTACAAATTTATCGGTAAACCATGTCTTCACTGCGGCGTTCGGCTGCTCCCCCATCATGTAATGGTAGAAGCCCATCCTATCCAAGGAGCCGATATTGTGCGAGAAAGTTTCACTCTCGAAAATAGCAGCATGCTCCAGGTAATGAGCGACGACGTAATCGTTATACACTTGCTCTCCTGTTGCCCGGTACAGCGTCGCTGCGGCATAAAAGCGGTCGTTCACATCGCTGTTAGAGTTGTATGGACCATCCGGCTGCGGGATGAATTCCGGATGCTGCTCCAGATAGTTCCATCCGCGGAGAGCGGCGGCCTTCAACGTCTCGGCATAATCCGTTAACCCAGGGACATCCTTCATGACGATATACGCATGAGCCAGAGCGCCAACTGCAGCGCCAGTGTGGAACGTCGGTATGAGTCTATTGCTTGCCGTTCCATCCATGATATAGCGACCAGGTGAATGATCCCGAATGACGTAAGCATAGAAGCCTCCTGTGGCCTCATCCTGCATTTTGAGAATAAAATCCGTTTCAACCTTGATCTCGTCCAGCAGATCCGGGATGCCGTTTCCGCTTTCCGGGATATTCAACAAATGGTCCTGGAATTGGCCTGGAAAGCTCTCGTATGCCCAGAGGAGGTCAGAGATGGCTGTCGCTCCCACTGTGACATATTTGCCCAAGTCGCCGGCATCCCACCATCCGCCGGAAACATCCTTCGTAATAGTCGGATCGGACTGGAACGGAAGGTTGTGATCTTCCTTGCGAGCGCCGGTCCTGGCGAAGATCCCTGCGTGTTCCGCTAACAGATCCTCATTGGCGCGCTGGAAGTAGAAGAACTTCTGCACATCTTTCAAAAGAGTGCTATAGATACTGCTGTCTCCAATCTTGAAGGCAACGGAAGGTTCAGCGACCCCATCCACAGTCAGCACATATTCGCCCGGTTCGTTCAGGCCGGTGAAGTCCGCCTTCAGCACCTTCTCCCCGGAGGAAGCATCATAGGCTGCAACCAAGGACAACGCGCCGGAGTAAGCGATGCTCATATCCGATGCCTTTCTCACTTGAAAAGGTGTGCCGGGTACAGCGGTCAGTTTGTCGTAATAGCCGCTGACCAAAGCGTATTTCTCGCTATTAACAATATAACCGACCTGATTCACCTTGATCGGAGCATAGCTTTCCGCCTTATCCGGCGATTTGATGACAATATTGCTGATCCAGAACGTTTTCGGGTTGTTATCCCCGGTGAAGTTCAGCATCTGCACACTGGAACTACTGAAAATGCTTTTGGAATCAAAGATATTCTTCAGCGGAACAGAATAATGTTTCCATTCTGTTGTAAGTTCCTCTCCTAACGGAATCGATGCAGTCACAGAGGTTTGATGCGGATGCTCATCGTTATCCGTAAAAAACTCTCCGTCGACCAGCCGTTCCGTGACGACATCAACAAATCCCACGGAGAAGGTTTCACCGCCAACCGCTCCGACCGCATCGAACTCTAATGTACCATTTTCGTACGGGCTTATATCCAACGTCTGCCAACCGTTCAGGATATAATTGGCTCCCCAGAAGCTGTCGACAGCGATTTTCTTCGCTGCCTTACCCTGATAGGTTTCGTCGGTTACCGTGCTGCCGTAGCCGTACGCAAAATCATTCATCAGGAGATCCTTCAGCCTGTTCCAGTCCGCTCCTCCAGGAGGGAGATATAGATTGGTTGAATCGTTTGTGACAAAGCTGTCTGAACTGGAACCGCCGACGACGCTGTCAGCAGCTGCAGCGGGAAGCGCGCACATCAGCAGAAGTGAACCGGATATGCATAAAGAAATGATTTGTTTGGTAAAAAGAAGCGGCTTTTTCCTTGTTTTCATCTGAATTTTCCCCTTTTTTTTAAGTCGACTTTTTTTTAAGTCGACTTTTATTGAAAGCGCAATTAATTTCGGCCGATCGCGAGGAGATGTTCCCAGCCTTCCGCAAGATTGTTGCGGGCCCAATTCGCGTGGTCTTTATTTTCATATTGCCGGAAGGTACATTCAATCCATAAGATCAGATCCAGATAAAAATCGTACATCACTCTGCGCCGCTGCTGATTTCGGGTTGCAACGGCAAGCCCATAGCCCCTTGAGAACCCAACGGATCGGTTGAAGCGGCCGAAATAAACCTCCATCAGCGGGTCGCCCCAAAGCGCTCTTTCGAAATCGATCAACCCTGTTATTTTCCCATGCTCGACAAACACATTCCCATCCCATAAATCCCAATGCACGAGACGGGGCTGTACGACTTCGTGCAAAGCATCCAGATGCCGTTCGATTTCCGATTCGATAACCGCATCGCCCGCAGGCAGCTCGACTCCGACATCTCTGCCATCAGCCAGCACGCCCCGGATCATCTGTTGAAACGCTTCCGCCCAGGAGTCATTCCACGATTCTTGCTGCAGAAAATATCCGAATTTCTCCCCTTGCACTTCATGGATCAAGCGGCTATAGACGCCAAGCTCAAATTCGATCGCGTCCTTCTCTTCCTGGGAAAGCGTCTCCTTAATTTTGTTGTAAGGAACTCCCGAAAGCCGCTCCATAATAAAGTACTCCGCATTAATCAAGGTGCATGTATCGTCGTGTGCGAGCACCTTAGGCACAGGCAGTGTGCCGCTGTTGTCAAACAAGCGTAGCGCCTCGACTTCGGTGCGCATCAAGTTTGCCTCATAACGCATCATTTTTGTTCCCTTGAACGGCGCTGCTTTTAGGATTACCTCGCGGTCGTCGCTTGTGATAATCGCGTATGCGCTGTTTGCCCACCCATCCGTTAATTCTTTCGTTTCGACGACCCGGCTTCCGAAGGCTTGGTGAATAATTCGTTCCATATCGCTGTCTATCAGCTTGGGTTTAATATTACTTTCCATAATATTGGTCACATCTTTCTATAAATTTTAATAATCCCCTGATGTTTCCAATTGACCATCACTTGCAATCCTTGACAGCATTTCATCATCTACCCATACAAACCTATTCGATATGAATTACCGGCTCATAATCGAACCAATCAAAGAGTGCCGGCGTACTCTGTCCTGTTTCGCAAACGGCATACATCGCAATAACTACTCCCGTAAAGCCGCCTGCTACCTCCGTTGAGAGCAGATGCGTTTCTCCCGAGCCCAACTCAAGGACATTGGATTGATTTGGCTGAATGGAGAAAACAAAACATTCCGGCCTAGCCTCAATCTTTAGCACGACCGGGCCGGCTGCGCATTCGTGCGTGTGCTCTGTTCTCAATGATCCCACGGTCCGACGTAATACGATCACCTTGCGTCCTTCCTTGAACTTTACGGCAAGATCATAATGATACCCATCGTTCATAAATACGGTAAGTCCGGCTTCCTCACCTTCGCTTTTCGGTTCGAAATCTAGTAGGGCGGCTATGTTGCATGACAAATGGCGACAGAAACACCCAATCAAAGCCTAGCGTTGTTTCATCAAAATCATCTCTGATTGCCTTATGCGGCCACCGGACTTCCTGCAGCTGCGGAGCCTCCATAACGGACTCGATACGCCCGCCGATACCGATGATCGGCCAGCCGTCATCCGTCCATGACACGGGCGCCAAAAAAGTCTCTCTGCCTAGATGATGCCGCATCGGATAAGAAACAGGCCTGATTCCCAAGAAAACCGCCCACCAGCTGCCGTCATGCGCCTGTACCAGATCTGCATGCCCGGTTGCGTGTATGCTGCTCTTCAAGCTTCTATGAGACAAAATCGGATTATGGGGACACGGTTCATACGGTCCATAAGGGGCGCTGCTTCTCGCTATCGTCGCCATATGGCCGTATTCAGTTCCGCCTTCAGCGATCAGCAAATAGTAAAATCCTTTGATCTTGTAAAGATGAGGAGCTTCCGGGTACGCTCCGCCCGTTCCCCTCCAAATCTGACGGCTCTCAGTCAGCATGCTTCCGGTCAATATGTCAATCTCGCATTGATAAATGCCGTAGCCTTCATTGCCGTCGCAATTGGATTGAAAGTATACACTGCCGTCTTCATCGAATAATAGAGAAGGATCGATGCCCTTCTGCGCGACAGGTATTGGATCGGACCAGGGACCTCCGGCTGCCTGCTTCGAACAAAAAAATTGCCGACCCCGCTCACATTCGTCGTTACCATATAGAACCAGCCGTCGTGATGGCGGATCGTCGGGGCGTAGATTCCTCCCGAGAGCCAAGTGTTTCCCAAAGGCAACTGCTGCTCGGTTGTGAGGCAATGTCCGATCTGGCGCCAATTGACAAGATCCTTGCTGTGAAATAGGGGGACTCCGGGAAAATATGCAAAAGAGCTTGTCACCAGGTAATAATCATCCCCGTTCCGGCAGATGCTCGGATCGGGATAAAAGCCGGGAATGATCGGATTCGTATACAACATTTATTTCTCTCCTTGTTTGCGGGTCTGATGTAAAAGCGTATTCATCATTATTTATATAAAAAAATGAAGTTCTGAGATACCTACGAAATTTGTGAATTTTTCATAGAATAATTAGATATTACGCCACCATTCCATATCTTCATCGCTCTGGCAGACATGTTTAGTCACCCCCTTTAAAGAGATAAAGAGCAGGACTTCACAGCCGCTGCTCTTCCGTTCTTTCCGTTCTTCAGGGATTCACAAACTGCCACTGCAGGTTGGTACTGGGATCGCTGCTCCACTGTTTCAAGTCGGAGCCGTTAGCCGTATTGCCGCCGCCATCCAAATAAAGACCGGTAGAAACATTCTTTATCCTATAATTACTTCCGTAGGCTTCCAATACCCACCTCTGGTTCCAACTGGAGCCGTTGCTCCACTGTCCGCTAATAGAGCCCGCTGCGGTACGGCCCATACCGTCAAGATACAAACCTGTCGCAACATTTTTGATTTTGTAATAGCTTCCGTAGAATTCCATTATCCATCGTTGGTTATTGCTGGTACCGGCGCTCCATTGGCCTGCATTCGAGCCGTCTGTGGTACGGCCCATGCCGTCAATATACAAACCTGTGGTCACGTTCTTCATTTTAGAAGTGTTCATGACACTCATGATCGCATCAATAATTCCTTGCTGTGTGATCGTATAGGTAGACCTGTTAAACAATCCAAAACCATAATTTCCATTCCATCCATTATCCCAAATAATCGGTACCGAACCGTATTTCCTGGCTGTTGCGCTTACCGCTTTTGCAAATGCCGCACGATACGTATTATTCGTTGAATCAAACGCTGTTTTATCTGCGGAGCCGAATTCACCGACGACCACAGGATATCCTTGGGTTACGAATTTATCATACGTAGACTTCAGTTGCGAATCCAAATAATCTTCCTGTCCCCAAGTGGATTTTTTCGATGTGTTGGTAGCTGTTGCTCCCCATTGGGTTATGGTGCCGGATTCCTCACCGCAGAAGTCCCAAGGCGAGTAATAATGAACGGATATCATGATTCTCTTCTCAGAATTCGGAATTGTAGATGATCTATAATTATCTGTAGGAAGCACAAAGCCATAATTACCTACAGTATAATCAATGTTAGTATTCCAGCCGGGAATAAGAAGCCATCTTGCACTATTGTTTCCTCCGGTTTGTCTTACAGTATCTACAAAGATTTGATTATAAGCATTAAGATTTGAATAGTATGTGGTGTTAGGTGTGCCAAAAGTCCCGTCAAATTCTTCGTTCATGGATTCAAAGATCAAATGCTCATCATAATTGACAAATGTATTAGCAATCTGCTGCCAGACTTTTTGATATTTGACCCTAATCGTTGTTTGATCGTTTGAATTGACTATCAGCCAAGAGCCGGGGACTGAATTGTAACCGTCTCCATGAATGTTGATAATGACATACAAGCCTTCGTTGTAGGCATAGTCCACGACTGTTTTCACTCTGTTCAGCCATGCAGAATCAATCGTATAATTCGGTGCACTCCCTATCTTATTCAAATACGAAACAGGGATACGGATTGTTTTAAATCCTGCTGCCTTTACCCTTTGAATGAACGCCTGTGTGACATTAGGAGTGCTTTCGGTGGGCGTACCGTTAGAACCGAGTTCAAGCTGGTTTCCAAGATTCCAGCCCGCCCCCATTTCAAAAACAATCTGCGAAGCATTCAATTGCGTGAAATCGGCTGTTTCTGCAGATGCTGACGGAATCCGACCGGAAAAGACAGTTGTAACCACCAATACCATGGCTAACAAAAAGATCCTGAAAGACTTTACTTTTGACGACATAAATAACACCTCCGTCTCTTATTTTTGGTTCTTTTTAAACGAGTTTAACCAAAGAACTCCCAAACGGTAACAACCTTGTTCATCACCTCCTGTTCAATCAAGGTACACTTTCAACTAATGGCCAACGGGCTGTTCTGAACGATGGACAGCCATTCGCGGGCAATGAGTTCATGGCCGACCGCCGTCGGGTGAACGCCGTCCCATATCCAATAGGCGGCATCCATGCCGGACGAGGCCTTGTCGAACGCCCCCTGTAATGGAACGAATACTGCATCGTATTCCTCGGCCAACTGGCGAACGGTACGGCCGTAGTCATCGATCCGTTTTCGCCACTCCTCCCATTTTTCCTCTGTACACCCGACTTTCAATATAAACGGCTCGCACAACACTAATCCTGCGGAAGGCAGCATCTCCTTCGTTTCCGCCAGCAAATGCCGGTACGCTCTTTCGAAACGGTCGCCTGGACAACCCGACAGGATCCGCCAGGCGTCGTTGACGCCGATCAGAATACTGATCAGATCCGGCTTTAAGCTGATTGCATCCTCGTCCCAGCGGGCGTATAAATCCGAAACCCGGTTGCCGCTGACACCCCGGTTGATGAAATGCGGTTGGTTGCGGGCCAATTCGAAGCCGAGCTTGCTAGCAATGATAAAAGCGTATCCGTGTCCCAAAATGTGATTGGGATCCTCGTTGCGGTCCCGGTTGCCATCGGTTATGGAATCGCCTTGAAACAAAATCGTTTGTCGTCTTAGGTTCATGATCGATTTTCCTTTCGTTGTTGGATAAGTCCAATTTACTAAATCTAGTAGCCGGTTTCGGCAAGCTCGACAATCTCTACGGCGTATGGCTCCATGTCAAGTTCCGGTCCGATCCGTCTCTCGCTGAGAAGACTTGGATAAGCTTGACCTAGCGTTACAGTTTGCCGCTTCCGCGAAAGATTCAATAGGAACAAATATCGCTTCTCTTTCTTCTTGCGAACCGAGATTTGGACGCCCTCCGGCAGATCGGGGAACAGGCTCGCACCCGCTTCTGCTGATGCCTCCCGGAAAAAGTCCAAATAAAAGCTCTCCTCGGCAACCGTCCCCAAATAATACACCTTGCCGCTTCCAAGTGAATGAACCGCAGCGGCCGGTTTGCCGGCGAAGAAATCGTCTTCGTACCAAGCGATCGGTTCCGCGCCGGAAAGCTCCAAAATATCGCACCATTGCATGCATGTATAGGTCTTCCCATTCTTCGCCCGAATGGTATGGACGTCTTTGCCGATCGGATCATACTCTGACACGTACACCCCAGCCGCTTCGGCCAGAGGCCCGGGCAGCGGTTCAATCCGGCAAACATTGTTCATATTTTTAACGCCGGTGCGATTCGTTACAATCAAGGTAGCCCCGCTGCGGACACAATCCTCCAAATGGCCTGCCACGCGTTCATCCAGCAAATAGAGAGAGGGGGCGACGATTAGCCGATATCCGCTTAAATCAGCTGTCATATTTACCACATCGGTCTGAACGCCCAGCTTGGTCAATGCGCGGTGATACAGCTTTATATTGTCGAAATAATCCATCCCCTCAGCCTGCGGCTGAATCTGAAGAGCATTGTATTGATCGTGCGAGTGAAGAATGGCCGCTTCGCCATGCACCTCCGATCCGGTCAGCAGCGGTGAGAGACGGTTCACTTCCTCGCACAGCTTGCTGTACTCCTCTAACCGGCGGCCCGGAACGTTGCTGTGGTCGATCAAGCCATGCCAGAATTGCTCGGCGCCGACCGGAGCGCTTCTCCACCGGAAATGCACGAGCGTGTCTGCACCGCGCGATATGCACTGCCAGGCGAACGCCCGAATAAACCCCGGCTGCGGCGTTCGCCACATCGGGAACCAGCAGCCTGGCGGGCCGCTGATCGTTTCCATGATCCAGAAGTTGCCCCGCTTGATCCCCCGGGTCAAGTCCAGCGTCAGTGCCCCGCCGTATCCGCTCGTATCCGATTTTTCCGGACTTGTGTTCGGATAATAGTCAAGGGAGGCAAAGTCCAGCGAGTCGCAGAGTTTGTAATAGTCGAGGGACATCGGGTAGCTCCAAATATTATGCGTCACGAAATGACCCGGGCACCGTTTCCGCAAAAGATTCACTTGCAACTGCTGGAACTGGGCGACGGAATCCGTTTCGAACCTTTTCCAGTCCAGTAAATAAGACGGGTTTTTGAAGGAGGTACCGCCCAGCGGGGGCTTGATTTGCAGCCAACTGCTGTACTCCCCGCTCCAGACGACGGTGCCCCAAGCGCGGTTAAGAGCCTCCAAAGATCCGTACTTCTCCGACAGCCATTCTCGGAACCGCTCGCTGCAATTGTCGCAATGGCACTCGTTCAGAGCAAATTCGTTATCAATCTGCCATCCGGTTACAGCCGGATGCTTCGAATAATGCGAGGCAAGCTTATCCACGATTTTCTCCGAATAAAGGCACATCGAAGGACTGTTATAACAACGATGTCCGCGCACACCGGGATATCGCGGATGCAGCAAGGCGTCAACGGGAAGCACGTCCGGGTACCGCTCCACCAGCCAATTCGGCGGCGTGTTGGTCGGAGTTCCGATCACGACCTCGATGCCTCGTTCATGGAAAACCTCTATCGCCTCGTCCAACCATGCGAAATCGTACCGTCCTTCCTCCGGCTCCAGACGCGACCAGGCAAATTCAGCTAACCGTACCAGACGGACTCCCGTCTGCCGCATCAGATCCGCATCCTGATCCCACATGGCGCGCTCCCAATGCTCCGGATAATAATCCACACCCATTTTAATCATAAGCAGCCCTCCACTGATTGCTAAGCTAAGTACCTTTAATTGTAAGCCGTCTTTCACCGAAACGAATCCTTATTTCGGCAGCAGGGAGTCCTGCCCCAGCGCACGGGCGCAAGGCAGGACTCCTTTTTCCCCAAATCAATTCCGGCTTCTACGATGCTGTGCCCGTAATGCT is drawn from Paenibacillus sp. V4I7 and contains these coding sequences:
- a CDS encoding SGNH/GDSL hydrolase family protein, producing MNLRRQTILFQGDSITDGNRDRNEDPNHILGHGYAFIIASKLGFELARNQPHFINRGVSGNRVSDLYARWDEDAISLKPDLISILIGVNDAWRILSGCPGDRFERAYRHLLAETKEMLPSAGLVLCEPFILKVGCTEEKWEEWRKRIDDYGRTVRQLAEEYDAVFVPLQGAFDKASSGMDAAYWIWDGVHPTAVGHELIAREWLSIVQNSPLAIS
- a CDS encoding beta-galactosidase, which gives rise to MKDGLQLKVLSLAISGGLLMIKMGVDYYPEHWERAMWDQDADLMRQTGVRLVRLAEFAWSRLEPEEGRYDFAWLDEAIEVFHERGIEVVIGTPTNTPPNWLVERYPDVLPVDALLHPRYPGVRGHRCYNSPSMCLYSEKIVDKLASHYSKHPAVTGWQIDNEFALNECHCDNCSERFREWLSEKYGSLEALNRAWGTVVWSGEYSSWLQIKPPLGGTSFKNPSYLLDWKRFETDSVAQFQQLQVNLLRKRCPGHFVTHNIWSYPMSLDYYKLCDSLDFASLDYYPNTSPEKSDTSGYGGALTLDLTRGIKRGNFWIMETISGPPGCWFPMWRTPQPGFIRAFAWQCISRGADTLVHFRWRSAPVGAEQFWHGLIDHSNVPGRRLEEYSKLCEEVNRLSPLLTGSEVHGEAAILHSHDQYNALQIQPQAEGMDYFDNIKLYHRALTKLGVQTDVVNMTADLSGYRLIVAPSLYLLDERVAGHLEDCVRSGATLIVTNRTGVKNMNNVCRIEPLPGPLAEAAGVYVSEYDPIGKDVHTIRAKNGKTYTCMQWCDILELSGAEPIAWYEDDFFAGKPAAAVHSLGSGKVYYLGTVAEESFYLDFFREASAEAGASLFPDLPEGVQISVRKKKEKRYLFLLNLSRKRQTVTLGQAYPSLLSERRIGPELDMEPYAVEIVELAETGY
- a CDS encoding glycoside hydrolase family 9 protein, whose protein sequence is MKTRKKPLLFTKQIISLCISGSLLLMCALPAAAADSVVGGSSSDSFVTNDSTNLYLPPGGADWNRLKDLLMNDFAYGYGSTVTDETYQGKAAKKIAVDSFWGANYILNGWQTLDISPYENGTLEFDAVGAVGGETFSVGFVDVVTERLVDGEFFTDNDEHPHQTSVTASIPLGEELTTEWKHYSVPLKNIFDSKSIFSSSSVQMLNFTGDNNPKTFWISNIVIKSPDKAESYAPIKVNQVGYIVNSEKYALVSGYYDKLTAVPGTPFQVRKASDMSIAYSGALSLVAAYDASSGEKVLKADFTGLNEPGEYVLTVDGVAEPSVAFKIGDSSIYSTLLKDVQKFFYFQRANEDLLAEHAGIFARTGARKEDHNLPFQSDPTITKDVSGGWWDAGDLGKYVTVGATAISDLLWAYESFPGQFQDHLLNIPESGNGIPDLLDEIKVETDFILKMQDEATGGFYAYVIRDHSPGRYIMDGTASNRLIPTFHTGAAVGALAHAYIVMKDVPGLTDYAETLKAAALRGWNYLEQHPEFIPQPDGPYNSNSDVNDRFYAAATLYRATGEQVYNDYVVAHYLEHAAIFESETFSHNIGSLDRMGFYHYMMGEQPNAAVKTWFTDKFVQWRDIIINASMNKSVWGNSTLDGFYWGANSNNAGIPVGLAIGSRLLGLYNENDRNVASGNLNYLLGVNPLQMSYITGHGERRVTRTIHEIYNGDHLLEMPSGYMPGGPNNNGRYTFNAKAYNNSSIDWETNEQALNYNSPLTFLVAMLSESNSAPAVSVTSYEEGQAIHLNNPQIDWTFLDADDADVQAAYQVQASSNGWETVDVDSGELAGPSGSYTLDGLADGDWSIRVRLKDNRGAWSEWTYRSLIIDTVAPTLNVVLDKETLWPANNRLVKVTATVETGDELSQVKLLSITPSVAVDSYESMVQEADFGTFDTEFMLLAKKAKDMEPLVYTIKYRTVDRAGNVTETSITVTVPHDQSGNK
- a CDS encoding aminoglycoside phosphotransferase family protein, which produces MESNIKPKLIDSDMERIIHQAFGSRVVETKELTDGWANSAYAIITSDDREVILKAAPFKGTKMMRYEANLMRTEVEALRLFDNSGTLPVPKVLAHDDTCTLINAEYFIMERLSGVPYNKIKETLSQEEKDAIEFELGVYSRLIHEVQGEKFGYFLQQESWNDSWAEAFQQMIRGVLADGRDVGVELPAGDAVIESEIERHLDALHEVVQPRLVHWDLWDGNVFVEHGKITGLIDFERALWGDPLMEVYFGRFNRSVGFSRGYGLAVATRNQQRRRVMYDFYLDLILWIECTFRQYENKDHANWARNNLAEGWEHLLAIGRN
- a CDS encoding cellulase family glycosylhydrolase, with amino-acid sequence MSSKVKSFRIFLLAMVLVVTTVFSGRIPSASAETADFTQLNASQIVFEMGAGWNLGNQLELGSNGTPTESTPNVTQAFIQRVKAAGFKTIRIPVSYLNKIGSAPNYTIDSAWLNRVKTVVDYAYNEGLYVIINIHGDGYNSVPGSWLIVNSNDQTTIRVKYQKVWQQIANTFVNYDEHLIFESMNEEFDGTFGTPNTTYYSNLNAYNQIFVDTVRQTGGNNSARWLLIPGWNTNIDYTVGNYGFVLPTDNYRSSTIPNSEKRIMISVHYYSPWDFCGEESGTITQWGATATNTSKKSTWGQEDYLDSQLKSTYDKFVTQGYPVVVGEFGSADKTAFDSTNNTYRAAFAKAVSATARKYGSVPIIWDNGWNGNYGFGLFNRSTYTITQQGIIDAIMSVMNTSKMKNVTTGLYIDGMGRTTDGSNAGQWSAGTSNNQRWIMEFYGSYYKIKNVATGLYLDGMGRTAAGSISGQWSNGSSWNQRWVLEAYGSNYRIKNVSTGLYLDGGGNTANGSDLKQWSSDPSTNLQWQFVNP